A window from Acidobacteriota bacterium encodes these proteins:
- the ispG gene encoding flavodoxin-dependent (E)-4-hydroxy-3-methylbut-2-enyl-diphosphate synthase: MRAVTTEIRLHRTTPVPVGGVQIGGGAPVAVQSMTLTDTADAAATAAQCIELAGAGSELVRVTVNQDDAARAVPEIKQRMLDAGCTAPLIGDFHYNGHLLLTRHPACAVALDKYRINPGNVGTGRRRDEQFSTICAVARDCGKPVRIGVNGGSLNQELVMAKMQENTDRDLGRTSEDIINECMVVSALESTALALDSGLRDSQIILSAKVSRPRDLVAVYRALAAQTSQPLHLGLTEAGMGVKGLVWSASAMGILLHEGIGDTIRVSLTPRPNGDRREEVYAACELLQALGLRSFAPSITACPGCGRTTSTTFQELAERIQGYVRGMMPTWKTDYEGVEEMTVAVMGCVVNGPGESKAANIGISLPGTGEEPTCPVYVDGRHATTLRGSYDELSEAFRRLIDDYVEEKYARKPVASPWQSAP; the protein is encoded by the coding sequence ATGCGCGCAGTGACGACCGAGATCCGTCTGCACCGCACCACGCCGGTGCCGGTCGGCGGCGTGCAGATCGGCGGCGGCGCGCCGGTGGCGGTGCAGTCGATGACGCTGACCGACACCGCCGACGCGGCGGCGACTGCCGCGCAGTGCATCGAGCTGGCCGGCGCGGGGTCCGAGCTGGTGCGCGTCACCGTCAACCAGGACGACGCGGCGCGCGCCGTGCCGGAGATCAAGCAGCGCATGCTGGACGCCGGCTGCACGGCGCCGCTCATCGGCGACTTCCACTACAACGGCCATCTGCTGCTGACCCGGCACCCGGCCTGCGCGGTGGCGCTCGACAAGTACCGCATCAATCCGGGCAACGTCGGGACGGGCCGGCGCCGCGACGAGCAGTTCTCCACCATCTGCGCGGTGGCCCGCGATTGCGGCAAGCCCGTGCGCATCGGCGTCAACGGCGGCTCCCTGAACCAGGAGCTCGTCATGGCGAAGATGCAGGAGAACACCGATCGCGATCTCGGCCGAACGTCGGAAGACATCATCAACGAGTGCATGGTGGTGTCCGCCCTCGAATCGACCGCGCTGGCCCTCGACAGCGGCCTGCGCGACAGCCAGATCATCCTCTCGGCCAAGGTGTCCCGGCCCCGCGATCTCGTCGCCGTCTACCGCGCGCTGGCCGCGCAGACGTCGCAGCCGCTGCACCTCGGGCTGACCGAGGCGGGCATGGGCGTGAAGGGACTCGTGTGGTCGGCGTCGGCCATGGGCATCCTGCTGCACGAAGGCATCGGCGACACGATCCGGGTGTCGCTGACGCCGCGCCCGAACGGCGATCGGCGCGAGGAGGTCTACGCCGCATGCGAGCTGCTGCAGGCGCTCGGACTGCGGTCGTTCGCGCCGAGCATCACCGCCTGCCCCGGCTGCGGCCGAACCACCAGCACGACGTTCCAGGAGCTGGCGGAGCGCATCCAGGGCTACGTGCGCGGGATGATGCCGACCTGGAAGACGGACTACGAAGGCGTCGAGGAGATGACCGTGGCGGTCATGGGCTGCGTCGTCAACGGCCCGGGCGAATCGAAGGCGGCCAATATCGGGATCAGCCTGCCGGGCACGGGCGAGGAGCCGACCTGCCCGGTCTACGTGGACGGCCGACACGCGACGACGCTGCGCGGCTCCTACGACGAGCTCTCCGAGGCCTTCCGCCGTCTGATAGACGATTACGTCGAAGAGAAGTACGCCAGGAAGCCGGTGGCGTCACCCTGGCAGTCTGCGCCGTAG
- a CDS encoding HAD-IIB family hydrolase, with product MPPASPIRLIAIDIDGTLLDGRGALPPRNRRAVHRAIEQGIRVVLVTGRAFHHARPIAEALAPEHAPDALALIVSNGALTKRADGTTVDSRLVPRDTARAIVEAMRPRHRGVAILFDRPDARQYVYERIDWSHPQRHWYYERNRTFMTRVEPIEAALTEDPIQVAFTGGVEQMRALSAEVRGLPQAPEVTVTLTEYAERDFSLLDLIAGGWSKGAALREHARRLELDRTAVMAVGDNLNDREMLEFAGRPVVMGNAVEPLKRLGWEITATHDECGLAAAIDAVVGRESAALR from the coding sequence ATGCCGCCCGCCAGCCCCATCCGCCTCATCGCCATCGACATCGACGGCACGCTGCTCGACGGCCGCGGCGCGTTGCCGCCGCGCAACCGCCGGGCCGTCCACCGGGCCATCGAACAGGGGATCCGGGTCGTGCTGGTGACCGGCCGCGCCTTCCATCACGCGCGGCCGATCGCCGAGGCGCTCGCACCGGAGCATGCGCCGGACGCGCTTGCCCTCATCGTCAGCAACGGCGCGTTGACCAAGCGGGCGGACGGAACCACCGTGGACAGCCGCCTCGTGCCGCGCGACACCGCGCGCGCCATCGTCGAGGCGATGCGCCCGCGCCATCGCGGGGTCGCGATCCTCTTCGACCGGCCCGACGCGCGGCAGTACGTCTACGAGCGCATCGACTGGAGCCATCCCCAGCGGCACTGGTACTACGAACGAAACCGCACGTTCATGACCCGCGTCGAACCGATCGAGGCGGCGCTCACCGAAGATCCGATCCAGGTGGCGTTCACCGGCGGCGTGGAGCAGATGCGGGCGCTGTCCGCCGAGGTGCGTGGCCTGCCGCAGGCGCCGGAGGTCACCGTCACCCTGACGGAGTATGCGGAGCGCGACTTCTCCCTGCTCGACCTGATCGCCGGAGGCTGGTCCAAGGGCGCGGCGCTGCGGGAGCATGCCCGCCGCCTCGAGCTCGACCGCACCGCGGTCATGGCGGTGGGCGACAATCTGAACGACCGCGAGATGCTCGAGTTCGCGGGCCGGCCCGTGGTGATGGGCAACGCGGTGGAGCCGCTCAAGCGTCTCGGCTGGGAGATCACGGCGACCCACGACGAATGCGGTCTTGCGGCCGCCATCGACGCGGTCGTCGGTCGGGAGTCCGCGGCGCTCCGTTGA
- the hemL gene encoding glutamate-1-semialdehyde-2,1-aminomutase produces the protein MPQSESSRLFNRARRVLPGGVNSPVRAFGAVGGRPPFIERARGARLYDVDGRSYVDYVMSWGPLIHGHAPPELTRVLRAATGRGTSFGAPTAQEVELGRLVCRLVPSIERVRFVNSGTEATMSAIRVARAAPGRDRIVKFAGCYHGHGDAFLVQAGSGATTLGVPTSPGVARATAADTLIATYNDVESVDRLCSAHRDAIAAVIVEPIAGNMGVVPPAPGFLDGLRDLCDRHGSVLIFDEVISGFRASKGGAQAVHGVKPDLTCLGKIIGGGLPVGAYGGRADLMDRVSPAGPVYQAGTLSGNPLAMTAGIWALSKLSAPLYRRLDKLGSRLADGLRDAAREAGVPLTVNAAGSVLTPFFSAGPVTDYVSATAADTDAYAAFFRAMLERGVYPPPSQFEGWFLSDAHTERDVDRTVRAARQALADVRPAA, from the coding sequence ATGCCACAGTCCGAATCCTCCCGTTTGTTCAACCGCGCGCGCCGGGTCCTGCCCGGCGGCGTCAACAGCCCCGTGCGCGCCTTCGGCGCGGTCGGCGGCCGGCCCCCTTTCATCGAGCGGGCGCGGGGCGCACGCCTGTACGACGTCGACGGGCGCAGCTACGTCGACTACGTGATGTCCTGGGGTCCGCTCATCCACGGGCACGCCCCGCCCGAGCTGACGCGCGTGCTGCGGGCCGCTACGGGTCGCGGCACCAGCTTCGGCGCCCCCACCGCGCAGGAGGTCGAGCTCGGCCGGCTCGTTTGCCGCCTGGTTCCGTCCATCGAGCGCGTGCGGTTCGTGAACTCGGGCACCGAAGCCACGATGAGCGCCATCCGCGTCGCCCGCGCGGCCCCCGGCCGCGACCGCATCGTGAAGTTCGCCGGCTGCTACCACGGCCACGGGGACGCCTTCCTGGTGCAGGCGGGTTCGGGAGCCACCACGCTCGGCGTTCCGACCAGCCCCGGCGTCGCCCGCGCCACCGCGGCCGACACGCTGATCGCGACCTACAACGACGTCGAATCCGTCGACCGCCTCTGCTCCGCTCACCGCGACGCCATCGCCGCCGTCATCGTCGAGCCGATCGCCGGCAACATGGGGGTGGTGCCGCCGGCTCCCGGCTTCCTCGACGGGCTGCGCGACCTCTGCGATCGGCACGGCAGCGTGCTGATCTTCGACGAGGTCATCTCGGGATTTCGCGCGTCGAAGGGCGGCGCGCAGGCGGTCCACGGGGTGAAGCCGGACCTGACCTGCCTCGGCAAGATCATCGGCGGCGGCCTGCCGGTGGGCGCCTACGGCGGACGGGCCGACCTTATGGATCGCGTATCCCCGGCCGGGCCCGTCTACCAGGCCGGAACCCTGTCGGGCAATCCCCTGGCGATGACGGCCGGGATCTGGGCGCTGTCGAAGCTGTCGGCGCCGCTGTACCGCAGGCTGGACAAGCTCGGGAGCCGTCTGGCGGACGGGCTGCGGGACGCCGCCCGCGAGGCCGGGGTGCCCCTCACGGTCAACGCCGCCGGCTCGGTGCTCACCCCTTTCTTCAGCGCCGGACCGGTGACGGACTACGTCTCGGCGACCGCGGCCGACACCGACGCGTACGCCGCGTTCTTCCGCGCCATGCTCGAGCGGGGCGTCTACCCGCCGCCCTCGCAGTTCGAGGGCTGGTTCCTCTCGGACGCCCACACCGAGCGCGACGTCGATCGCACGGTGCGGGCGGCCCGCCAGGCGCTGGCCGACGTCCGGCCGGCCGCGTAG